TCTTTCCTGTTTACCTATATCGGGCGTTTAGGAATGTTTGCTGCCATTTTATGGTTTTTTCCAGTGGTAGGAAATTTTCTTTTTATTGCCTTTGCGGCTTATCATTTTGGCGAAACCGATTTGCATCGTTTCAAAACAAATACTATTGCAGGAAAATTATTTGTATTCAGCTATGGCCTGCTCATACTCGGTGTTATTTTGTTACAGCATTTTCACGAGCTGAAACCGCTGTTTGCATTTTTTGAATCGGGCCGTGAAAATGAAAATCTGATTAGTTTTATTGACAGTAAAAAGTATCTGCTTTTATCAATTTGTACTGTGTTCTTTTTTGCTAGTACCTTTTTTTATTTCTCCAGTACGCCTAATGATCAAACTGATTCCGGCTATTTCCTTTTGCAGCTGGCTGTTTTGTTATTGTTGCTGTTTCATCTGCCTATGCTGATTGGGTTTACGTTTTATTTCATTGTGTGGCATTCGGTTTTATCACTTACCAACATAGTTATTTATCTCAGGCGTAACAATGTATATGCACCGGGTGTAATTTTGAAGCAGATTGTATTTTATAGTGGTCTTGCAATGGCCGGAGTAAGTATGGTGGGTTTTGGTGGATTTATGTTTGTGAATACCAATACTATTCTGGTGTATGTATTTCTTGGTCTTGCAGTGCTTACAGCGCCGCATATGCAGATCATGCATGATATGTACAACCGTTTACGACTTGATAAGCAGCATGGGTTGTAACAGTTTGCTGTTACAATTCCACAAAATCCAAATCTTTTGCAAAGGTTTCTTTTGTTTTTATAACGGAGTAGATACCGATTGCAAGAATGATGATGCCTGTAACCCAGGCACCTGTTATATAGTTATTGAACACAGTTTTGCTTCGCAGAAATTGGAACAATAATAACATCAATGGCAGAAAACCTCGTACAAGGTTAGGAACTGATACAGCTACTGTTGACCGTAAGTTGGTGCCAAATTGTTCAGCACTCATGGTGATGTATAACACCGAAATACCTGAACCAAAACCAAGCCCCATACAAATGAGATACATGTTAAATGCACTGCCGCCTCCTCTGAACACAAAGAACAGCAGAATAAAGAAAGCAGTAATGCCATAGAAGATGTACAATGTTTTCTTACGGCTTTTTAAATAGTTGCTTAACAAGCCGGCACTCATATCCCCAAACACCAATGCTACATACTGTAACATCAATGCTTTTGGCTGATCAAAACCTGCAATACCAAACTGCTTTGCAAACTCATCAGAAAAACTGATGATGATACCAATGATATACCACACAGGCAAACCAATGGTGATGGCACGCAGGTAACGCATAAAGCGTTCTCTGTTGTTTAATAGCATGAAAAATTTACCTCTTGGAGTGTTGTCTTTTTTGACAGCGTTAAACATGTGGCTTTCAAGAAACCCAACACGCAGGAACAAAAGTGCAAGCCCCATACCACCACCAATAAAATAACAGAGCCGCCAGTTTTCATCGCTGAGGTAATGAATGAAATAAGCCGTGATGGTGCCAAACACACCACTGGTTGCAATAATAGTGGCTCCAATCCCTCTTTTTTCTTTTGGCAATAACTCGCTTGTTAAGGTGATACTTGCTCCTAACTCACCTGCAAGTCCTAATGCTGCAATAAAACGAATCCATCTGTATTGCTCAACATCTGTCACAAATCCATTAGCAACAGTTGCGAGTGAATACAATAAGATGGAACTGAAGAGCACACTTTTCCTTCCTTTCTTATCGCCCAGAATTCCCCAAAGAATACCGCCGATGGTTAAGCCCAGCATCTGCCAGCTCAATAAATTTTCACCAATGTTTTTTAATTCGTTTTCAGGAACGCCAAGATCAGTAAGACTGGAACGGCGTGTGATATTGAACAGCAGCAGATCGTAAATGTCAACAAAGAATCCTAAAGCTCCAACGATAACAGGTAAGGAGAAAATGCCGTATTGTTTTGGTTGCATGCAAACGTGATTAGGAACGGAAGATAAAATTATTCTGAATAAATTGATTTACTCGCCGGTAAGTTCGTGTCCGCAATGTTTGCAATAATTAGCGTCTACATCATGTCCCTCACGTCCGCAGGCGGGGCAGGTTTCATGTTGTTCTTTTTTGCGTCGCATAGCGGCTGTCATTTCAGAAGTAACGATTCCGGTAGGCACGGCAATAATTGCGTAGCCAATAAACATGATCACACTGGCGAAGAGTTTGCCTAAAGGTGTAACGGGTGAAATATCACCATAGCCAACGGTGGTAATGGTAACAATGGCCCAGTATATGCTGTCAGGAATGCTGTTGAATCCATTCTGTCCATTTTCAATGAGGTACATCATGGAGCCAAGAATAATCACAACTGTAAATACCACCAGCATAAAAATGGTGATCTTATTCATACTTGCACGGATAGCATAACGAAGGAATCGCATCTCGCCAAGGAAATGTGTGAGTTTGAAAATACGGAAGATGCGAAGCAGTCTTAAAGCTCTTAATACCATGAGCGATTGGGTACCCGCCACAACCAAACTTAAAAAAGAAGGAAGAATAGCCAGTATATCGATCAGGCCAATAAAGCTCAACGCATATTTCAACGGTTTTTCCAGAGTAAGTAACCGTAGCAGGTATTCCAATGTAAACAGGATGGTGAAAAAC
The DNA window shown above is from Lacibacter sp. H375 and carries:
- a CDS encoding ion transporter, with the translated sequence MALLSDSARQKLHSVIFESHTRAGKAFDVTLLVAIVVSILIVMLDSIASLHLKYGRIFIILEWFFTILFTLEYLLRLLTLEKPLKYALSFIGLIDILAILPSFLSLVVAGTQSLMVLRALRLLRIFRIFKLTHFLGEMRFLRYAIRASMNKITIFMLVVFTVVIILGSMMYLIENGQNGFNSIPDSIYWAIVTITTVGYGDISPVTPLGKLFASVIMFIGYAIIAVPTGIVTSEMTAAMRRKKEQHETCPACGREGHDVDANYCKHCGHELTGE
- a CDS encoding MFS transporter; translation: MQPKQYGIFSLPVIVGALGFFVDIYDLLLFNITRRSSLTDLGVPENELKNIGENLLSWQMLGLTIGGILWGILGDKKGRKSVLFSSILLYSLATVANGFVTDVEQYRWIRFIAALGLAGELGASITLTSELLPKEKRGIGATIIATSGVFGTITAYFIHYLSDENWRLCYFIGGGMGLALLFLRVGFLESHMFNAVKKDNTPRGKFFMLLNNRERFMRYLRAITIGLPVWYIIGIIISFSDEFAKQFGIAGFDQPKALMLQYVALVFGDMSAGLLSNYLKSRKKTLYIFYGITAFFILLFFVFRGGGSAFNMYLICMGLGFGSGISVLYITMSAEQFGTNLRSTVAVSVPNLVRGFLPLMLLLFQFLRSKTVFNNYITGAWVTGIIILAIGIYSVIKTKETFAKDLDFVEL
- a CDS encoding Brp/Blh family beta-carotene 15,15'-dioxygenase, which produces MIRILLLLVGLLLLIFHAYISPLSTQTQFVIFLVGIVLLGVPHGAADLLVANQTADHAKRNFSKFSFLFTYIGRLGMFAAILWFFPVVGNFLFIAFAAYHFGETDLHRFKTNTIAGKLFVFSYGLLILGVILLQHFHELKPLFAFFESGRENENLISFIDSKKYLLLSICTVFFFASTFFYFSSTPNDQTDSGYFLLQLAVLLLLLFHLPMLIGFTFYFIVWHSVLSLTNIVIYLRRNNVYAPGVILKQIVFYSGLAMAGVSMVGFGGFMFVNTNTILVYVFLGLAVLTAPHMQIMHDMYNRLRLDKQHGL